The Candidatus Zixiibacteriota bacterium genomic interval CATGTCATTTTGGCGATATCGTTTTGCTGTTTTGCGGCGGCTTATGCTGATGATATAGCGCCGATCGCTGATATGTACACCGATCCCGATCATGCCGATCCGCATCCGACTGAGCAGTTATGGGCAGCTAATTATTCTCCGCAGGGACACTATGAGCGAATTATGATGAAGTTTGACCTTGATGATTACATGGGTCGGGAAATCGAAAGCGCCATATTAAATCTTTATCGATTTTTCGGATGTCCCTCAGGGGGAATTACAAGCGTAGATTTCTATCATATTACTGTGGATTGGAACGAGGATACCTGGCCGGCTAATGTTCATATTCAGCATGATAATAATATCTGGGCGCATCATAATTTCTCTGTCAATGACTGGCATCAAATTGATATTACTGATATGGTTCAGCAATGGTTAGACGGCTATATGGAAAATTACGGCTTTGTTATGCAGGCTCAATCGGGCAGCAAGTTCAGCAAGTTCTATTCGCGGGAAAGCTCACAAAGTTATCGTCCCCATCTTGCTATAACCGGCATAAGTGGGATTAACGAGCAAGTCGATGTTCCTGACAACTTTACGATAAATGCTTATCCGAACCCATTTAATAATTCGACCACAATCAGCTATAATCTGATTAAATCATCAGATGTTGCCGTAGAAATATATAATATCCTTGGCCATAAGGTTAAAACACTTGTAAACACAGTTCAACATGCTGGCAATTATCAAGTTGCATGGAATGCGGCTGATCTGTCATCAGGGGTATATTTTTATACGATAAAGGTTGGTGAAATTGCGCAGACTAAGAAACTGGTGTTATTAAAGTAACTGCCAATATCGCAATCAGCTAAAAGGGCAGGGCGCGAAGTCTGCGGCTTGCCCTTTGGTATTAACCGGTGCTTTCAGCCAATACACACATTTGTATGGGCTAAATAAATTCAAATTTCACTTGTGAATTTCAAGTGGCTGGTATATGTCCTCGTGCACCAGCTTTCAATATTTTTACAAAATATTAAAACATTTCAAATTTTACTTGTGAATTATCAAGATATTTAACTAAATATTTAAATTGACATGAATGGTATTTTAATAGATAATATCGGCGTAGAATACTTAAATTGATTTGGAGCTGACTGCGCTA includes:
- a CDS encoding DNRLRE domain-containing protein, translated to MITRKIIHVILAISFCCFAAAYADDIAPIADMYTDPDHADPHPTEQLWAANYSPQGHYERIMMKFDLDDYMGREIESAILNLYRFFGCPSGGITSVDFYHITVDWNEDTWPANVHIQHDNNIWAHHNFSVNDWHQIDITDMVQQWLDGYMENYGFVMQAQSGSKFSKFYSRESSQSYRPHLAITGISGINEQVDVPDNFTINAYPNPFNNSTTISYNLIKSSDVAVEIYNILGHKVKTLVNTVQHAGNYQVAWNAADLSSGVYFYTIKVGEIAQTKKLVLLK